CACTTAAGCCCGAGGGGTTTGTCAGTCCGCTAGACCCTATCCAGTAGTCAATTGATAAGTTACTCATCAAAGGCAAGGTTAACCCCTTGCCTTTTTTCATTTTGGGACTAGCGTTCGTCAGATATATCCGTATCATACGCACTTCGAATTCCTAAGGGTTACTAGTGAAGAGTTATGACAGAGCAAACTGAACAACGTACCAAAGCTCAACAGTATAATTTTAATAAGCTACAAAAGCGTATTCGTCGCCATACAGGCCAAGCGATTGCTGATTTCAACATGATTGAAGATGGCGATCGAATCATGGTGTGCCTGTCGGGTGGCAAAGATAGCTTTACTATGCTTGATATTTTGATGAGCTTACAAAAAAGTGCTCCAGTCAACTTTGAACTTATCGCAGTCAACCTAGACCAAAAACAACCTGGTTTCCCTGCTCACATTTTGCCGGAGTATCTAGAAGAGTTAGGCGTTGAGTACAAGATTGTTGAAGAAGATACCTACTCTATCGTTCAAGACAAGATCCCTGAAGGTAAAACAACTTGTTCGCTATGTTCACGCTTGCGTCGTGGTATTTTGTACCGCACAGCTAAAGAGCTAGGTGTGACTAAGATTGCGCTAGGTCACCACCGTGATGATATTATCGAGACGCTGTTCTTGAACATGTTCTATGGTGGTAAGATCAAGGGAATGCCACCAAAACTGGTTTCTGACAATGGCGAGCATGTTGTTATTCGTCCATTGGCTTACTGCCGTGAAAAAGACATCATCAAGTATGCAGACATGCGTGAGTATCCAATCATTCCATGTAACTTGTGTGGCTCTCAGCCGAACCTTCAGCGTCAGGCGATTAAGCAAATGCTCAATGGCTGGGACAAGCAGTTCCCGGGTCGTATTGAAACTATGTTCCGCGCTATGCAAAATGTGGTACCAAGCCACCTTGCTGACTTTGAACTGTTTGACTTTAAGAGCATCAATCGTGATTCAGGTGTGATCAACGGCGGTGATATCGGTTTCGATAAAGAAGAGATCCCCGTAGTGGCACCAGATAGCGATGATGTGGTTGAGTTTGATCCAAGCATGCAGCTGAATGTCACTAACATTTAATTTGCTGAATATATTAAAAAAGGTCGCTATATAGCGACCTTTTTTTCTACTTAGCGCCAGGTAAATACGGCAGAATTCGGGTCGTAGTCCCTGGTAAAACCACTGAATCACCTTCCTTCAAATTGGCTAAATTCAAGTAAGCGCGACCATTCTCAACAGGAATTGTATCTCCGTTTGATACTTGAATTGGTGCGGTTACCGATGGGTCAAACTCTAGAGTTAAACCTTCGACATCCGGGGTGAACCAACTGGCAAACATACCGCCAAGGTCTTCAAGCATGACCTGCATCTGAGGTAGGAGTGGTGCCATCTGGGCGTAATCCACTTTACCCGATAGTGGCTCTTTAGCCATTACGACCAATGAGTAATCGCAACGTTTATCTCTTTCTGTTTGAACAAACACCAATGGATTTGCGGAGCGTAGATTATTGTCCAGTGGAACCTTTAACTCGTACCCAGACACATCAAATTCTTCGTAGTGCTCTTCTTTTTCCATCCAAGCTTTTTCAAGGCGACATAAGCCTTTATTTTGTGCATCAACAAAGAAGATCCCAACTTTAACGTCTTGGTGCCCTTCTTTTGCATTGTTCTTAATTTGTGAAAACAGCTTAGAATAAGTGAACATATATTCTTGGGCTGTTGTTGGTGTTGAGACCAGTAAACCGGTAATAAGGGCTGCAATCGCAGAGTACTTCTTCATCCTCTAGCATCCATTCTATTGTAAGTATTGTTTGTTGTGATTAACCATTGCTCTAAGCTCAGTGATGTAGTCTTGACCACGCTCAGAATAAGCGCCCAACTCACCGATCAAAGTGGT
This portion of the Vibrio sp. SCSIO 43136 genome encodes:
- a CDS encoding DUF2987 domain-containing protein codes for the protein MKKYSAIAALITGLLVSTPTTAQEYMFTYSKLFSQIKNNAKEGHQDVKVGIFFVDAQNKGLCRLEKAWMEKEEHYEEFDVSGYELKVPLDNNLRSANPLVFVQTERDKRCDYSLVVMAKEPLSGKVDYAQMAPLLPQMQVMLEDLGGMFASWFTPDVEGLTLEFDPSVTAPIQVSNGDTIPVENGRAYLNLANLKEGDSVVLPGTTTRILPYLPGAK
- the ttcA gene encoding tRNA 2-thiocytidine(32) synthetase TtcA, encoding MTEQTEQRTKAQQYNFNKLQKRIRRHTGQAIADFNMIEDGDRIMVCLSGGKDSFTMLDILMSLQKSAPVNFELIAVNLDQKQPGFPAHILPEYLEELGVEYKIVEEDTYSIVQDKIPEGKTTCSLCSRLRRGILYRTAKELGVTKIALGHHRDDIIETLFLNMFYGGKIKGMPPKLVSDNGEHVVIRPLAYCREKDIIKYADMREYPIIPCNLCGSQPNLQRQAIKQMLNGWDKQFPGRIETMFRAMQNVVPSHLADFELFDFKSINRDSGVINGGDIGFDKEEIPVVAPDSDDVVEFDPSMQLNVTNI